In one window of Tenacibaculum mesophilum DNA:
- a CDS encoding RHS repeat-associated core domain-containing protein → MLHIPTGQLNIQNTDFELPGIIPFEWKRNNQSWVTYNKSDLGTIWTHNFDQYLELVVHEQYINWKKNNGSIVSIPYVEDGEENVFKDEKISYQRKGNQIILENYEEDLWYVFTKDNFLGNNHYKLTNVQKYQFSIDLNYTNGMLTLITDTANREITFLRNENNLIVQVQVLAEGKMHTLVSYEYDEENRLTSVTNSEGITEQYEYNNNFLTKKIDGNGSVFYWQYENKTDEPKCIKRGFTDGTSVEKFTYEKGITKITDGKGNTTTYYINDEKIVQVQNPLGHSEYWEYDLNDNLICYTDALGQNTYYGYDVYGNQTHIRLPNGAELLYTYENNKLTSVTNAMGAVMLLEYNEIGQLVTQIGYTNDITRYEYKNNLLTTVINPNGLRTYISYTKNYQLNTITDHNKVVTEWKYDELGRVLTIKNSENIAENYRYDSLGRVTSIVTMEANRINLKYDALGNLIQLKDAQHNINFKYNSAGKLLSRKQNNTEILFKYDRADNLKAIVNEEKNVYSFKRNAAGHIVKEIGFDGKTQRYLTNPVGNVVEKIDPLGVSTKITYDRLGKVSEVVYPSGDKETYQYDKNGLLVQAINKNATVVFKRDETGNIITETQNGIEVKSTYNAMGYRTHLESSLGANIAITRNKDNSIANTVAKTEEVSWQAQYVYDALGLEIERNLPGGVTNTWQRRPDGKPEVHAVSVNEKQTTHRRYSWDINDKLTRIFDNIANKGVAFSYDAFNNLAKAGYSDGSFDYKLPDAVGNLYQTEAQNERTYGKAGQLLSCPDFEYSYDANGNLVEKRAKKSVEVWRYTWEENGMLSQVIKPNKDVISFTYDALGRRISKQYNDQKITYWVYDKNVPLHEWSLLEKEDLVTWIFEEDSFVPQAKIQNNETYSIITDHLGTPIQAYHSSGKKVWECELDIYGKARSFTGEKTFIPFRYQGQYEDEETGLYYNRLRYYSIETGGYISQDPIGLVGGMPNMYSYVADSNNWVDVFGLMPLSNPVNQGHHIVPHKAATDLGIEPFNKQTGVPSMYWSDSQFSSGNNHSAMHGYNGLGSDTKPLVKADQIKKAGMSNDEWLTSLQKHYNNPAIQKYKGDLHLINSDGTKGKLIKTNVSPQEAWELTKKWAKEQGIEVKCK, encoded by the coding sequence ATGTTACACATCCCAACCGGACAGTTAAACATCCAAAATACCGATTTTGAATTGCCAGGAATTATTCCGTTTGAATGGAAACGAAATAACCAATCTTGGGTAACCTACAATAAAAGTGATTTAGGTACTATTTGGACACATAATTTTGACCAATATTTAGAGTTAGTTGTTCACGAACAATATATTAACTGGAAAAAAAACAATGGAAGCATTGTATCCATACCTTATGTAGAAGACGGAGAAGAAAACGTATTTAAAGACGAAAAAATTAGTTATCAACGTAAAGGAAATCAAATTATTCTAGAAAATTACGAAGAAGACTTATGGTATGTGTTTACCAAAGATAATTTTTTAGGAAACAACCATTATAAGCTAACGAATGTTCAAAAATATCAATTTAGTATTGATTTGAATTATACAAACGGAATGTTAACGCTTATTACCGATACCGCCAATCGTGAAATTACCTTTTTACGTAACGAAAATAATCTTATAGTACAGGTGCAAGTGCTGGCAGAAGGAAAAATGCATACGTTGGTGAGCTATGAATACGATGAAGAAAATAGATTAACTTCGGTAACAAATAGTGAAGGTATTACAGAGCAATACGAATACAATAACAACTTTTTAACGAAAAAAATAGATGGTAATGGAAGCGTATTTTATTGGCAATATGAAAATAAAACAGACGAACCAAAATGTATCAAACGAGGATTCACCGATGGTACAAGTGTAGAGAAGTTTACATACGAAAAGGGCATTACTAAAATAACAGATGGAAAAGGAAACACGACTACGTATTATATTAATGACGAAAAAATAGTACAAGTACAAAACCCCTTAGGGCACAGCGAATATTGGGAATATGATTTAAACGATAACCTAATTTGTTATACAGATGCTCTTGGGCAAAACACCTATTACGGTTACGATGTATACGGAAACCAAACTCATATTCGGTTGCCAAACGGAGCAGAACTCTTATATACTTATGAAAACAATAAACTAACAAGCGTAACCAATGCTATGGGAGCTGTTATGTTGTTAGAATATAACGAAATTGGGCAACTTGTAACACAAATAGGATATACTAACGATATAACACGTTACGAATACAAAAACAATTTACTAACCACGGTTATTAACCCCAATGGTTTACGAACCTATATCTCATATACTAAAAACTATCAATTAAATACCATAACCGATCATAATAAAGTAGTAACCGAGTGGAAATATGATGAGTTAGGTAGAGTACTAACGATAAAAAACAGCGAAAATATAGCAGAAAATTATCGATACGATAGTTTAGGGCGCGTAACAAGCATTGTTACTATGGAAGCCAACCGTATTAACTTAAAATATGATGCCCTAGGTAATTTAATACAACTAAAAGACGCTCAACATAATATAAATTTTAAATACAATTCTGCAGGCAAACTCTTAAGTCGCAAACAAAACAATACAGAAATACTTTTTAAATACGACAGAGCCGATAACTTAAAAGCCATAGTTAACGAAGAAAAAAACGTATATAGCTTTAAGCGCAATGCAGCAGGACACATTGTTAAAGAAATAGGGTTTGATGGAAAAACTCAACGTTATTTAACAAATCCAGTAGGAAATGTAGTTGAAAAAATAGACCCTTTAGGAGTAAGTACCAAAATAACATACGATCGTTTAGGAAAAGTAAGCGAAGTAGTTTACCCAAGCGGAGATAAAGAAACTTATCAATACGATAAAAACGGACTTTTAGTTCAGGCTATAAATAAAAACGCTACTGTTGTTTTTAAACGAGATGAAACAGGAAATATAATAACCGAAACCCAAAACGGTATTGAGGTAAAAAGCACCTATAATGCTATGGGTTATCGTACCCATTTAGAAAGTAGTTTAGGAGCCAATATAGCTATTACTCGTAATAAAGACAACTCAATAGCCAATACGGTAGCCAAAACAGAAGAAGTGAGTTGGCAAGCACAATATGTCTATGATGCTTTAGGTTTAGAAATAGAACGTAACTTACCAGGAGGAGTAACCAATACTTGGCAAAGAAGACCCGACGGAAAACCTGAAGTACATGCGGTTTCAGTAAATGAAAAACAAACCACACATAGGCGCTATAGTTGGGATATAAACGACAAGCTTACACGAATTTTTGACAATATAGCAAACAAAGGAGTTGCTTTTAGTTATGACGCTTTTAATAACTTAGCCAAAGCAGGGTATTCAGATGGTAGTTTTGACTATAAACTACCCGATGCAGTAGGTAATTTATACCAAACCGAAGCTCAAAATGAACGAACCTATGGTAAAGCAGGTCAGTTACTATCGTGCCCAGATTTTGAATATAGCTATGATGCTAATGGTAATTTAGTAGAAAAAAGAGCTAAAAAAAGTGTTGAGGTTTGGCGTTATACATGGGAAGAAAACGGAATGCTCTCTCAGGTAATAAAACCTAATAAAGATGTTATTTCATTTACGTACGATGCTTTAGGCAGGCGTATAAGTAAACAATACAACGACCAAAAAATAACCTATTGGGTGTACGATAAAAATGTGCCTTTACACGAGTGGAGTCTGTTGGAAAAGGAAGATTTAGTTACTTGGATTTTTGAAGAAGACAGCTTTGTACCGCAAGCAAAAATACAAAACAATGAAACTTATTCTATTATTACCGATCATTTAGGTACACCTATACAAGCATATCATAGTAGTGGTAAAAAAGTATGGGAATGTGAGTTGGATATATACGGAAAAGCTCGTAGTTTTACGGGAGAAAAAACGTTCATTCCTTTTCGTTACCAAGGGCAGTATGAAGATGAGGAGACGGGATTGTATTATAATAGGCTTCGTTATTATTCGATTGAAACGGGGGGGTATATTTCTCAAGATCCAATAGGATTAGTTGGGGGAATGCCTAACATGTATTCTTATGTAGCAGATTCTAATAACTGGGTTGATGTTTTTGGGTTAATGCCTTTGAGTAATCCCGTAAACCAAGGACATCACATAGTTCCACATAAGGCAGCTACTGATTTGGGTATAGAACCATTTAATAAACAAACAGGTGTGCCAAGTATGTATTGGAGCGATTCACAATTCTCTTCTGGTAATAATCACAGTGCTATGCATGGGTATAACGGTTTAGGGTCAGATACCAAGCCTTTGGTTAAAGCAGATCAGATCAAAAAAGCAGGAATGTCAAACGATGAATGGTTAACTTCATTACAGAAACATTACAATAATCCAGCAATTCAGAAATACAAAGGAGACCTTCATCTAATTAATAGCGACGGAACAAAGGGTAAGTTAATAAAAACGAATGTATCTCCTCAAGAAGCATGGGAGTTAACAAAAAAATGGGCTAAAGAACAAGGAATTGAAGTTAAATGTAAGTAA
- a CDS encoding RHS repeat-associated core domain-containing protein — translation MSFRYQGQYKDVETGLYYNRFRYYSPESGAYISQDPIGLLGNNPNMYAYISDSNSWVDVLD, via the coding sequence ATTTCTTTTAGGTATCAAGGTCAATACAAAGATGTAGAAACAGGATTGTATTACAATAGGTTTAGGTATTACTCCCCAGAGTCAGGGGCTTATATTTCTCAAGACCCGATTGGACTATTAGGAAACAATCCTAATATGTATGCTTATATTAGTGATTCTAACTCTTGGGTTGATGTTTTGGATTAG
- a CDS encoding immunity 22 family protein, translated as MDELHVWVGSFEGSLETFEKFFDLTDFYNNYESGNNFERCEFCKYIDDDSYDNDFIGFEIGDIGIKELLFNTLPDSDLAEKVLRKCEEENILKPNAILYYGDEDLSVNDLDDSFKGLKYLGVFDWD; from the coding sequence ATGGATGAATTACATGTGTGGGTTGGTAGTTTTGAGGGCTCACTAGAAACATTTGAGAAATTTTTTGACTTAACAGATTTTTATAACAATTATGAGTCAGGAAATAATTTTGAGCGTTGTGAATTTTGTAAATACATAGATGATGACTCCTATGATAATGATTTTATTGGTTTTGAAATAGGGGATATTGGAATTAAAGAGTTGTTATTTAATACGTTGCCAGATTCTGATTTAGCAGAAAAAGTTTTGAGAAAATGTGAAGAAGAAAATATTTTAAAACCTAATGCTATTTTGTATTATGGAGATGAAGATTTAAGTGTTAATGATTTAGATGATAGTTTTAAAGGGTTGAAATATTTAGGGGTGTTTGATTGGGATTGA
- a CDS encoding SMI1/KNR4 family protein — protein MSYIDVIKNIEDDTFYSDGNVSGGIINECEKILGLKLPKEYKKYISECGYIGFGDSILLGLDSDGENEERGTVLGDTLFARDEFSLGGEFVVIEYQDYENLYALKCSSDEELEDSPIFSFDIKYDNKLAEPVKVSDSFKEHFKTFVDNLSD, from the coding sequence ATGAGTTATATTGATGTTATAAAAAACATAGAAGATGATACTTTTTATAGTGATGGAAATGTATCAGGTGGAATAATAAATGAATGTGAAAAGATTCTTGGTCTAAAATTACCTAAAGAGTACAAAAAATATATTTCAGAATGTGGATATATAGGTTTTGGTGATAGTATATTACTTGGTTTAGATTCAGATGGAGAAAATGAAGAAAGAGGTACAGTTTTAGGGGATACTTTATTTGCAAGAGATGAATTTTCTCTTGGGGGTGAGTTTGTGGTTATTGAATATCAAGATTATGAAAATTTGTATGCGTTAAAGTGTTCTTCAGATGAAGAACTAGAGGATTCACCAATTTTTAGTTTTGATATAAAATATGATAATAAATTGGCTGAACCTGTTAAAGTTTCTGATAGCTTTAAAGAGCATTTCAAAACATTTGTTGATAATTTATCAGACTAA
- a CDS encoding imm11 family protein has protein sequence MNYQFSDFYKRDVSFVFDDENDIDFSTLNEGKKIQFASPFLYTVDKIDSYINSYDLLPTIGLPLVSEKFRDTFLDLTKSQIEFIPVIIRDDKQNKNTNFLALNILNVISCMDEEKSITEKTRYGTLKIKKLHFIKGALKNMDIVRMEEHKSYIIVTEVFKNKCEKANLKGINFIEEGHSIYTDV, from the coding sequence ATGAATTATCAATTTTCAGATTTCTACAAAAGAGATGTTAGTTTTGTTTTCGATGATGAAAACGATATAGACTTTTCTACTTTAAATGAAGGAAAAAAAATACAATTTGCATCCCCCTTTTTATATACAGTTGATAAAATAGATAGCTATATAAACTCTTATGATTTATTACCAACTATTGGTCTACCATTAGTAAGTGAAAAATTTAGAGATACTTTTCTTGATTTAACTAAAAGCCAAATAGAGTTTATTCCTGTTATAATTAGAGATGATAAGCAAAATAAAAATACTAACTTTTTAGCTTTGAATATTCTAAATGTAATTTCTTGTATGGATGAAGAAAAATCAATTACAGAAAAAACCAGATATGGTACTTTAAAAATTAAAAAACTTCATTTTATTAAAGGTGCTTTGAAAAATATGGATATAGTAAGAATGGAAGAACATAAATCTTATATTATAGTTACAGAAGTTTTTAAAAATAAGTGTGAAAAAGCTAACTTAAAAGGAATTAACTTTATAGAAGAAGGACATTCTATTTATACAGATGTTTAA
- a CDS encoding RHS repeat domain-containing protein — MDIYGKARSFTGEKTFIPFRYQGQYEDEETGLYYNRFRCYLSDTIVFLDCITMLCILR, encoded by the coding sequence TTGGATATATACGGAAAAGCTCGTAGTTTTACGGGAGAAAAAACGTTCATTCCTTTTAGATATCAGGGGCAGTATGAAGATGAAGAAACGGGATTATATTACAATAGGTTTAGGTGTTATTTATCTGATACTATAGTATTCTTAGATTGTATTACAATGTTGTGTATTTTGAGGTGA
- a CDS encoding 2-oxoglutarate dehydrogenase E1 component: MDKFSFLNAAHAGFIGDLYEKYQKNPDAIEPSWRSFFQGYDLANEKYSLTDEEVSVEVPEEVRKEFLVIDLINGYRTRGHLFTKTNPVRNRRTYTPTLDIENFGLNQSDLSTVFNAGEILGIGPKSLAEIINYLKSVFCESIGVEYMYVRNPEELKWWNERLNKNANHPSYDVESKKYILTKLNQASTFESFLQTKYVGQKRFSVEGGETLIPGVSVALRDAAELYGVEECVLGMAHRGRLNTLVNIFKKPIRDLFSEFEGKDFEDQDIDGDVKYHLGLTLSKAYQGGQKMKMNLVPNPSHLETVDAVAEGIVRAKIDKDYEGNENKILPILVHGDAAVAAQGIVYEVVQMAQLNGYKTGGTIHIVVNNQVGFTTNYLDARSSTYCTDVAKVTLSPVLHVNADDAEAVCHAMEMAVEYRMKFNKDIFIDLLGYRKYGHNEGDEPRFTQPKLYKAISKHKNAREIYANKLIEEGSITTDYLQKITDEFKAHLEAEFTESKKKETSKIQEFMPDVWDGFVRKQLQDMLQPVDTTYSVDGLKGIARVISKTPEGHKFVRKAERILKGREKMVFEDNLLDWGTAENLAYGTLLEEGYDVRISGEDVERGTFSHRHAIMRDEETLERVNLLNTNPKNKGEMTIYNSHLSEYGVLGFDYGYAMAAPNTLTIWEAQFGDFANGAQIMFDQYISSAEDKWKLQNGLVMLLPHGYEGQGPEHSSGRIERFLQSSSTDNWTIANCSTPANMYHILRRQMKRDFRKPLIVFTPKSLLRLPKAVNPIEDLANGTFQEVIDDTIDTSKVKKMVFCTGKFYYDLLAEREKLEREDVALVRIEQLFPLHNDKIKEVMDKYPNVERYVWAQEEPKNMGAWSYMLERFELARLECASEEYRSAPAAGSSARFKRRHQAIIDKVFD; encoded by the coding sequence ATGGACAAGTTTTCGTTCTTAAACGCAGCACATGCAGGTTTTATAGGTGATTTGTATGAAAAATATCAAAAAAATCCTGATGCGATAGAACCAAGTTGGAGAAGTTTTTTTCAAGGATATGATTTGGCTAACGAGAAATACTCATTAACAGATGAAGAAGTTTCGGTAGAAGTCCCTGAAGAAGTACGTAAAGAATTTTTAGTAATCGATTTAATTAACGGTTACCGTACCCGTGGCCATTTGTTTACCAAAACAAACCCAGTACGAAATAGAAGAACATATACTCCAACATTAGATATTGAAAATTTTGGATTAAATCAATCAGATTTATCCACTGTTTTCAATGCAGGAGAGATTTTAGGAATAGGACCTAAAAGTTTAGCAGAAATTATAAACTATTTAAAGTCTGTTTTCTGCGAAAGCATTGGAGTTGAGTATATGTATGTACGCAACCCTGAAGAGTTAAAGTGGTGGAATGAGCGTTTGAATAAGAATGCTAACCATCCAAGTTATGATGTAGAGTCTAAGAAGTATATTCTTACGAAACTAAATCAAGCATCAACTTTCGAAAGCTTTTTGCAAACAAAGTATGTAGGTCAAAAACGATTCTCTGTTGAAGGAGGAGAAACATTAATTCCAGGGGTAAGTGTAGCGCTTAGAGACGCGGCTGAATTGTATGGAGTGGAAGAATGCGTGTTAGGAATGGCACATCGTGGACGCTTAAACACTTTGGTAAACATCTTTAAAAAACCTATTCGCGATTTATTTAGTGAGTTTGAAGGAAAAGATTTTGAAGATCAAGATATAGATGGAGATGTTAAGTATCATTTAGGTTTAACCTTAAGCAAAGCGTATCAAGGTGGACAAAAAATGAAGATGAATTTAGTTCCAAATCCATCTCACTTAGAAACTGTTGATGCAGTTGCTGAAGGAATAGTTAGAGCTAAAATTGATAAAGACTACGAAGGAAACGAAAATAAGATATTACCAATTTTAGTACATGGAGATGCCGCTGTGGCAGCTCAAGGTATTGTGTATGAGGTTGTGCAAATGGCACAATTAAACGGATACAAAACAGGAGGTACTATACACATTGTAGTAAATAACCAAGTTGGTTTTACAACCAATTATTTAGATGCTCGTTCAAGTACGTATTGTACTGATGTAGCTAAAGTAACGTTATCTCCAGTATTACACGTAAACGCTGATGATGCTGAGGCTGTTTGTCACGCTATGGAAATGGCTGTTGAATATCGTATGAAATTCAACAAAGACATTTTTATTGACTTATTAGGATACCGTAAATACGGTCATAACGAAGGAGATGAACCACGTTTTACTCAGCCAAAATTATATAAGGCAATTTCTAAGCATAAAAATGCAAGAGAAATTTATGCTAATAAATTAATAGAAGAAGGAAGTATAACAACGGACTACTTACAGAAAATAACAGATGAATTTAAGGCGCATTTAGAGGCTGAATTTACAGAATCTAAAAAGAAAGAAACGTCTAAAATTCAAGAGTTCATGCCTGATGTATGGGATGGGTTTGTACGTAAGCAATTACAAGATATGTTACAGCCTGTAGATACAACCTATTCAGTAGATGGTTTAAAAGGCATTGCAAGAGTTATTTCAAAAACACCAGAAGGACACAAGTTTGTTCGTAAAGCAGAACGTATCTTAAAAGGTCGTGAAAAAATGGTTTTTGAAGATAACTTATTAGATTGGGGTACAGCTGAAAACTTAGCATACGGTACGTTGTTAGAAGAAGGATACGATGTTCGTATTTCAGGAGAAGATGTAGAAAGAGGAACATTCTCTCACCGTCATGCAATTATGCGTGATGAAGAAACTTTAGAGCGTGTAAATTTATTAAACACAAACCCTAAGAATAAAGGAGAGATGACTATTTACAACTCTCACTTATCAGAATATGGAGTGTTAGGTTTTGATTATGGATATGCAATGGCAGCTCCAAATACCCTAACCATTTGGGAAGCTCAGTTTGGTGATTTTGCCAACGGAGCACAAATTATGTTCGACCAGTATATTTCTTCAGCAGAAGATAAATGGAAGTTACAAAACGGATTGGTAATGTTACTACCTCACGGGTATGAAGGTCAAGGACCAGAGCATTCATCAGGTAGAATTGAACGTTTCTTACAATCGTCATCAACTGATAACTGGACAATAGCAAACTGTTCTACACCAGCAAATATGTATCATATTTTGCGTCGTCAGATGAAGCGTGATTTTAGAAAACCATTAATTGTTTTCACACCAAAAAGTTTATTACGTTTACCTAAAGCAGTAAATCCTATTGAAGATTTAGCAAACGGAACTTTCCAAGAAGTGATTGATGATACTATCGATACATCAAAAGTTAAGAAAATGGTGTTCTGTACAGGTAAATTTTATTATGACTTATTAGCAGAACGTGAAAAGTTAGAAAGAGAAGATGTAGCTTTAGTTCGTATAGAGCAATTGTTCCCATTACATAATGATAAAATTAAAGAAGTAATGGACAAGTATCCAAATGTAGAACGTTATGTTTGGGCGCAAGAAGAACCTAAAAATATGGGAGCTTGGAGTTATATGTTAGAACGTTTTGAATTAGCTAGGTTAGAATGTGCCTCGGAAGAGTACCGTTCGGCGCCAGCAGCAGGTTCAAGTGCACGTTTTAAAAGACGTCATCAAGCTATTATAGATAAGGTTTTTGATTAA
- the odhB gene encoding 2-oxoglutarate dehydrogenase complex dihydrolipoyllysine-residue succinyltransferase, which produces MVLEMKVPSPGESITEVEIATWLVEDGDYVEKDQPIAEVDSDKATLELPAEESGIITLKAEEGDAVAVGAVVCHIDMDAAKPDEAGAPKAAAPKTEEKKEAPKAEPAKETYATGTASPAAKKVLAEKGMNPSDVKGTGKDGRVTKEDAVKAVPSMGTPGMGSRGTERKKLSMLRRKVAQRLVSVKNETAMLTTFNEVNMQPIFDLRNEYKEAFKAKHGVGLGFMSFFTLAVVRALKMYPDVNSMIDGDYKVSHDFQDISIAVSGPKGLMVPVIRNAENLTFRGVESEVKRLALRARDGQITVDEMTGGTFTITNGGVFGSMLSTPIINPPQSGILGMHNIVNRPMAVNGEVVIQPIMYVALSYDHRIIDGRESVGFLVAVKEALENPVELLMNNNPTKALEM; this is translated from the coding sequence ATGGTTTTAGAAATGAAAGTTCCTTCTCCGGGGGAATCAATTACAGAAGTAGAAATCGCAACTTGGTTAGTTGAAGATGGTGATTACGTTGAGAAAGATCAACCAATTGCCGAAGTAGATTCTGACAAAGCAACGTTAGAATTACCTGCGGAAGAAAGCGGAATAATCACTTTAAAAGCTGAAGAGGGTGATGCAGTAGCAGTAGGAGCAGTAGTTTGTCATATTGATATGGATGCTGCAAAGCCAGATGAAGCTGGAGCACCAAAAGCAGCTGCACCAAAAACTGAGGAGAAAAAAGAAGCACCTAAGGCTGAACCAGCAAAAGAAACATATGCAACTGGTACAGCATCTCCAGCAGCTAAGAAAGTATTAGCTGAAAAAGGGATGAATCCATCTGATGTTAAAGGAACTGGTAAAGACGGTCGTGTAACAAAAGAAGATGCTGTAAAAGCAGTGCCTTCAATGGGAACTCCAGGAATGGGATCTCGTGGTACAGAGCGTAAAAAGTTATCAATGTTACGTCGTAAAGTAGCGCAACGTTTAGTTTCTGTAAAGAACGAAACAGCGATGTTAACTACTTTTAATGAGGTTAATATGCAACCAATTTTCGACTTACGTAACGAATATAAAGAAGCGTTTAAAGCAAAACACGGTGTAGGTTTAGGATTTATGTCATTCTTTACTTTAGCAGTAGTAAGAGCTTTAAAAATGTATCCAGATGTAAATTCTATGATTGATGGAGATTACAAAGTAAGTCACGATTTCCAAGATATTTCTATTGCAGTATCAGGTCCTAAAGGATTAATGGTGCCAGTAATAAGAAACGCTGAAAATTTAACGTTTAGAGGAGTTGAGAGCGAAGTAAAGCGTTTAGCATTACGTGCACGTGACGGACAAATTACAGTTGATGAAATGACAGGAGGTACGTTTACTATCACGAATGGTGGTGTATTTGGTTCTATGTTATCTACACCAATTATCAACCCTCCACAAAGTGGGATTTTAGGAATGCATAATATTGTAAATCGCCCAATGGCAGTTAATGGCGAAGTAGTGATTCAACCAATTATGTATGTAGCATTATCATACGATCACAGAATTATTGATGGTCGTGAGTCTGTTGGATTCTTAGTAGCTGTAAAAGAAGCGTTAGAAAATCCTGTAGAGCTATTAATGAATAATAACCCTACCAAAGCTTTAGAAATGTAG
- a CDS encoding VOC family protein codes for MKLGAFSISLSVKNINKSKEFYETLGFTVFAGQIESNYLIMKNGNSLIGLFQGMFENNILTFNPGWDENANELDDFDDVRTIQQHLKENHIKLKSEADEETSGPSSIVFFDPDGNMILIDQHV; via the coding sequence ATGAAACTAGGAGCCTTTTCAATTAGTTTATCAGTGAAAAATATTAATAAGTCGAAAGAATTTTATGAAACGTTGGGATTCACTGTTTTTGCAGGTCAAATAGAAAGCAATTATTTGATTATGAAAAATGGTAATTCGTTAATTGGGTTGTTTCAAGGTATGTTTGAAAATAATATTCTTACTTTTAATCCAGGTTGGGATGAAAATGCCAATGAGTTAGATGACTTTGACGATGTAAGAACCATTCAACAACATTTAAAAGAAAATCACATCAAATTGAAAAGTGAGGCAGATGAAGAGACTTCGGGCCCTTCTAGCATCGTTTTCTTTGATCCTGATGGAAACATGATTTTAATAGACCAGCATGTTTAA
- a CDS encoding DUF547 domain-containing protein has protein sequence MRKTITLTFTFILIFVSIQTQAQTDVYDALLKTYVDSQGNVDYKGLRKNRAVLDIYIKHLDNTIPSNKWSQNKAKAFWINAYNAYTIKLILDSYPLKKITDIKRKGRNAWKIPFASVGKKLYSLDYIEHKILRRWHDDPRIHVALNAASKSGPRFVNFAFTKENIEEALENLMKAFINDSTKNKITLTKVEVSKIFQWYQEDFTSRNTLVDYINKYSHIKANDNAEVLYLDYDWSLNNK, from the coding sequence ATGCGAAAAACAATTACTCTCACTTTTACCTTCATACTAATTTTTGTGAGTATTCAAACACAAGCACAAACTGATGTATATGATGCTTTATTAAAAACCTATGTTGACTCTCAAGGCAATGTGGATTATAAGGGACTAAGAAAAAATCGGGCGGTTTTAGATATATATATAAAGCATTTGGATAACACCATACCTAGTAATAAATGGTCGCAAAATAAAGCAAAAGCTTTTTGGATTAACGCTTACAATGCTTATACAATCAAATTAATTTTAGATAGTTATCCTTTAAAAAAAATTACCGACATTAAACGTAAAGGAAGAAATGCTTGGAAGATTCCTTTTGCTTCTGTTGGTAAAAAACTATACTCGCTAGATTATATTGAGCATAAAATACTTCGTAGATGGCATGATGACCCTAGAATTCATGTTGCCTTAAATGCAGCATCTAAATCTGGACCTCGATTTGTAAATTTTGCTTTTACTAAAGAGAATATAGAAGAAGCGTTGGAAAACTTAATGAAAGCTTTTATAAACGACTCCACAAAAAATAAGATTACGTTAACTAAAGTTGAAGTTTCAAAAATATTTCAATGGTACCAAGAAGACTTTACCTCTCGTAATACTTTAGTAGATTATATAAATAAGTACTCTCACATTAAAGCTAATGATAATGCCGAAGTGCTATATTTGGACTACGATTGGAGCTTAAACAACAAATAG